Within uncultured Roseibium sp., the genomic segment TCTCGATGGTTGGATGACCACTCTCGCCGGAAAGCTGCGGCAGGGTCGCCGTGATCTTGCGGAAGCCCAGGAACCGGCGATGTTCCCAGTCCCACTTGGCGCCTTCGTAGGCGTAACTGGTCGTCGCGTGCACGTCCCGGCCATCATAGCTCTCAAGCGACGTCACAACGCTCAGGTTCATCGGAAAATCAAGCTGGGTCTCGGCAACGTGATGCGCATAGGCGACGCTCACCTCCGCCCCCAAAGGTTGGTGCGCAACCTTTAGGAGATCCGGCTTCTCCGCGATGAACGTATAACGCTCGGGGCCGAAAACCTGATAACGACCATACGGTTGACCTATACCGGCATAATTCGTCCTTTCGGTTTTAAGTGCCGCCTCCAGTATGCCATCCGCGTCCGCGTCACGCAGATCCGCAATCCCGCCCCCGGGGAACGTTTCGGTGGAGTTGTTCATTCCGGGTATCAGCTCGAAACTGTCACCGCGGTTCAGCCATACGTAGGATTTCCCTGGGTCTTCACCATCCGTTTGTCCAACGTAAATGAAGTCATCACGACCGTCACCATCGACATCATTGGTAAAAGGTCTCGGCCTGAAAAACCCATTTGAAATATCCGTGCCAGTCAGCACAATTGCCGGGCCTTGGACAAGCGTGTTGCCTGCCATGTAGAAGATCCGGAAGTGATCCGTACCGTTGGTACTCACGATAAAATCCGTCGCGCCATCGCCGTTGAAATCTCCGGGTAGAACAAAGCCACTGGCGACCGGCGCAATCGATTGGGCAAAAGCGGTATTGAAGGCATTCACGCCGTTGGAATAGCGGAACTCAAGCGTACCAGTCCCCGCATTCTGCCACCGATAGAGATCCGACAAGCCGTCTCCATTCAGGTCGCGCGCGCTTCCCCCGGTTGACGGCACACCCGACCAACTCTGACTGCTGCCGGAAGCCGTGTATTCCTGGGTGATAATATCGTTCTCATCCTTCTCAATTGCATCATCCAAGCCGTCGCCGTCGAAATCGGCAACTGTCTGGGGCGCGCTGCCGGAATAATGATCTATGAGATTACCGATCCCGCCACCCGAATAGGTTTGCCAATGAGATCTGATCCGGATTTCCTTGGTCAGATCATGCTGCTTCTTCAGGAAAGCGACCCTTTCCCAATCCGGGCAGTGCACATACCCCAGCGGGATTTGTGATGTCGTATATTCACCCGTAAAGGAATTCGAATAGGTACAAATTTCCACTTCCGCGGGATATGGATCACTACTTTGCGCGTCGTCAAACAGACTATCATCTCTGCCCATATAGGCTGTCCTGACAACCTTATGAACCTGCCGGTCGGCTCCGAAATCGCCGTAAAACGTCTGGAAACCCGTGAGGTCTTCCCTATACGTTCCTTCATGGCTCACACTGTTCGCCACCTGATGCACGGCAGGTGCTGAACCGGTATACTGGAACGTATAAGCCGGCATCACCGTGCCGCTGAGCAGAACGCCGTTGGAGATCGCAGCATCCCGGCCCACCTCCTGCAGGCTCGTCAGCAGGCTGCGCCCCGTTGCCGGACTTTGGGTATAACTCAGGAAATAGGCCCGCAAGAATTGCCCGGCCGCCCGCACTTCCACGCGTGCCAACCGCTTCGAGACCGACCCCAACGCCAGAACGGCCCCATAGGTGATCGTATCCGGACGTTCCTCCCAGGCAAACCGGATCTCGCCTGCGTCATAGGTCACCGTGCTGATGCGGCAGTCGACAATGTTGTCGCAGGTGTAGTCGTAGACCACCTGCTGCCCGACCGTATCGGTCTTGGATTGCAGCAAATAGCGGTAGTTGTTCAGGAGAGCGGTCTCCCCGCTATTGGCCGGGGAATAGCTGCTGAATTCGGCAAGAGGAGCGTAGATGTATTTTGTGCCGTCCCTGGCCGTGATCTCCCACTTGTTGTCGGCCGATACGTATTTGATACGCTGATAGTTCTCGACCCATGTCGCGTGGGTGCCGCCCGCACCACAGCCGGCCCCGGTATGACTACCGCAGGCGATCAGTTCCTGCCCGTCCAGAACGTAGATATCGTCGTCGAAATCTGGAATGCCGCGTCGGGCAGAGTTCGCCCGTTGAATGGAGGACAAGCCGCGGATATGCCAGCCTGCCCCGACCACACCATCAGGGCCGTAGCTATTGACCTTGGCGGAATCGTAGACGAGCCCCAGCTTCGGCTCCAGCCCGCGCTGCTCCGGCACTTTGAAATCGATCCGCTGGGAAAAAGCGCCGGTATAACCGACGTCATCAGGCGTGGCAGCCGGCTTTGACTCTACCGGCGTAACCACCTCTTGCGCCAAAACCGGCCCAAAACCTATCCCGGGCGAGGCGGCCAAGAATACAGCCGATAAGACACACGAAACCACTCGCTTCACACCCGCAATCCCTTGCAGGCGCGCCGAAACCACCAGCCCCATCATCGCCCCCGATATGGTTAAATCTATCAGGGATATTTACTCGCATAGAGGGCGACAAAAAAAAATAACCCCCAATGCCGCAACCAGAAATTTATTCAAAATGGGCAGAAGCCCCTACGTCAAAACGCACAGCGAGGTTGTGGATAAACATCCCCACCCTCGTCTCGAAACATCGATGTAGGATACGGCAAGGCATACGGACAAAAATGCTTTCGGGAAAAGGGGCCTACAGCTGCTATGGAAAATATCGGAAAATAGAGGGAACCAAATACCAGAGAAAGAGCAAAGATTTCGATTATTCTTTTCGCGGTAATTGGGGTCACCATCATTCCCGCGGCATGCGGCTTAGGGTTTGCCGGTATGATTACCAGATTGGGCTTAGCGGCCTCGGCTTATCGCTGGGCCACAGCCTAAAGCGCCCTTAAATGTCCGCGCCCACCCCTTGAAAACCATCCGCAGGCGAATTGCTCTTCCCCGCGCATCCATAGACACGCGGGGAGTTGATCGAATAAGTACGCTCAATCGCAGATCCCGCCATGCGCGACCGCCTGCTCTAGGCTGTAACCAGGCACCTCGAAGGCAAAGATCTGATAGGCATCGCCTTGATGCACATATCCAGCGAAGAAGAACTGCTTTCCTGCATATGCGCCAAAGCCATTCTTCGCATTCACAGTGCCGCAGATCTTCCCAACCGCGCCATCATTCATTTTCTCGACGATGTCGAAGGTGAAAACCGCTGAGTACGGGTCATTGAGCACATAGGCGGCCCTGTTTCGAATGGCCTGCTCAAGAGCCGGGTCAACCTGCTCCGCCCTCGCCAAGCCGCCTCCCAAGCCCGCTACAAGCAGTCCGAGAGCTCCAATTCGCATCGCTTTATTCATGATCGTGATCCTTCATCGTGAGTGATCATGACGCGATAGGATGCCGGTCGATCGGCGCCAAGGGATTTTCCAAAACCGAGAAATTGGCTGATTTCTGCCGATTTAATCAAATTATCAATCTTACTAGTAATATGTTTTCATTTTTCACTTGATATAATTGATTGATGCAGGCATAACATCCTCACCATCAACGAGGAGCCTGTTCCGTGTCCGATCGCCGATATGCAGATTTTAGTCCTGAAGAACGTGCTGAGCTGTTTCATGAGAATTACGGCAACGGGCTCGACGGCGCGCGCACCTTCGAACACATCCTGCTGGCAGCCGGTGACTATCTCTCGAAATTGACAACCAAGGTCGCAGCCGATGCCGCGATGACCGCACTCGTAAACATCTGGCTGAACGCTGACGTTGAATATAGGTCCGAATGGCGCGCTTACGTTTCCGACAAATGGTCAGAGTTCTTCTCTGACACCGACCGGGGTGCAGCAATGCACGATCTGCTCGCTTATGCCGAATACGGCATTGTTCTGCACAACAGCAGCGACAAAAAAGAGCTGGCAGCTCATATCGTATCGTTGATCGAGAAGATTGACGCCTTTTGGCAATGGACTCCGATCAAGCAGTGGCACCTCGAGGAGCTTGATGAGATCGGCCCTCTCCTCACCTGGGCGAAGGGCCGCTGGGCTCTGGACAATGGTGAGCCGATCGAGCCGGCTGCACTAGCTTATCTTGGCAATGTCTCTGAGCGATCGATTCGCAATCTTATGTCCAAGAAAGAAAAGGGCCTGCGTTCGGAAAACGGCAAGGTGCTCGCAAGCGATGCCCTAGAATGGCTCTCGCCACGCCCCGACTATTGGGACTCCGTTTGGCAGCGCCAGGAGCTCAGCGACCTATATCCGGTCCAGCATGCCGAAGAAGAAGCTTACGTCTTCGTACCCGTCTCCCGAGACGGCAGCATTTTCCATCCGGGCTTGTGCGGCAAACATGGCTACCGTGTTGGCCCTAAAGAGCAAGAGCGCGACTTTGCCACCTTTGAGGAGGCACTCGCGGCTCTTCAGTCCCTCTCCAAGCCGTATTGGCGTCGTCAGAATGCCAATTGTGCTTGGGTCCTGATTTCAGGCGTACGCTGGGAACGTCTCAGCGAAAGCGACCTGCAAAAGTTTGCGGACGACCCTGAGAGGCGTCTGCAATCTGCTCTCTGATCTGACGAACATCAAGCGACCAGAGAGCGTCAACCCGCCCAATACCGGGCATCGCCAAATGCCAGACCTGAACAACTCGGAGATTTCCGAGAACGAACTCGGCTGGCTAATTGAAAGGACTGAAAATTGGAAACCTCAATGAAAAAATTCTCAAAACTCACTTTGGAGTACTTTGTGGATATGATCCGCACCATCGATGACCATAACGTTCGCGCACAGGATATGTGCTTCCGTGATTTTTTCCCGAATTTTATGACGACGGATAAAGATCGCCTTGATGAAGATTTTTATGACGATGTAACTGACTTATTCGACATTAATCTTACGGCCGATTTGGTTCTATCTATTCATAAGTACGTTGACCATTCCTGGGAAGAGATCGAGCGCTTCTTAAATCTACACACCTCTAGAAGCGTGAATTTTCTTCAGAAGGTTAGTTTTTCTGCGCATGCAAGATGCTTGTCCGCAGAGCAGATTGCTGTTCTTTTTCATACGTGGACCGCGTATGTCCGTGAGGAAATCATCAATTATGTTGGGGAGCAGGAAATTAAGAACGATCATCAGGCGGCAATGTATTCGCGCTCGGCAAACCCCGATCATCAGGTCGCAGCTCACAAGTACTATGCAATGACAACTGAAACCAATCAGTCTACCGCACAGATAAGCGAGGTCTGCACCGCCCTGCCTGGGTTGTCTAAGGGCATCCTGCACACCTTGCTTCGCAACACCAAGACCGACTCCGGAAAGTCCCCTAGCAATTCTTTCGCTGAAGTACTGAAGGCTTTAGTCGTGCAGACCCGCGCCCTTCAGGCATCGGCTAAGTACGCGGAATGGCTAATCGATAAGCATAGCGACGCAAGTACTCCTTTCTGGGTCGAAATAGAGAAGGATTTGGAAATCACGAGGGAAAATTCGACCTACGCTATCGAATGCATTCGCCCTTTTCGCAAAGCGCTCCCAAAGGTCTACGATAGGCTTGTAAACGCGAAAAAATGGGAAGCCGAAATGATTGGCCGCCTCATCGACATTCGCAGCGACCGGCGTATCCGCTCCGCGACCCAGGCTCGGATCTATTGCCGCTCTGCGTTTGCCGAGCACCGGTCACAGGGCCTTCGCTATCTCACTGCAGGCCAGAACAATACGCGTCGCGCCCAGCGCGTTATGAACGGCTAGTCCCCATTTCCGGCCACCGGTCGGGAGTACCCACATCCGTCAAAACCTGACTCGCTATCAAGGAGGTTCATCATGGACAGCCATAGGACACGTGCGTCCAACAGCACGCCAAGCTACGAATTGGTCGAAGATGTCGCACGCCTTCTCCAGGTCACGTCCGATGACCTCCGCGAGCGTCTTTGCCCTGACCGGGCACAGCAGATCCCCGCGTTCTGCACATGGCTCAGGGGCGCTTCGATACCCCCTCAGGCTCTTCCAGAAATCCGTCGGGAATTCATGAACTCAAGAACGCCCGACCTGGTGCAGATCAAAGCCCGCTTCGAGCACCTGTACTGCCATCTCGCCAACGAAAGGAAGCACTAAAATGGAATATAATCCCTCTGCCTCACTCGATGAGTCTACCGATTGCGTATCGTCAGAACGCCTGACCGCGGAAGAGAAAAAGGCTTTGAAGTTCCACGATTTCGACAGGGCTCGTGGCCGCTTCGAAGGATGCAAGACCGAGGTCATCCTGGAATTCCTTGCCGACATGAAATCACGGATCGATGAAGGGGGCGAGAATGCCCAGGAATTCGACGGAATGGTGGTCAAGGACTTTATCGCTGCGAACATCGTGCTGAACGAGCGGGTCGGCATCAGGCACGATCCCGCTCCCGCCCCGGCTTTTCGTCCGCAGCCGAACCGCAGCTGGCAGCCGAGAAAAAACGAGCAGGAGCTATCCAATGTCGTTCAGGTCATCGATCTGCATTTCTTGTGGCGGCACGGTCTTCGCTTTTCTGATGACACCCTTGAGGCTATCGTCTTCGGCGATACGTTCGATTTCGATGCGGCCTGTCTCTTCACCATCACTCGGGGCACAATCCTCGAGAAGTTGGAGGCCCTTGGGCTCGATGATGACTACGGACCGCATTTCAGCCGCCTTGGGAACGCCGTGCTGCGCCCACCCAGAGACCGGGATCATCAGAACTGGCTCAAGAAGGCTCGTGATCGCGTCTTGAACAAGCTCAGCAGCCGCCCGGTACCTGGAAGTGCTGATCGCCGGGAATGGGCAGACATTGTCGCGGCAGATGGATTGCTCGAACGCCTTGAGCACGCTTCAGATGGTCGTCCCTTGATGGCCATTACCGCGTTGATGGGCCGGCACGTTAGTGAACGGCCGAAGGAACTCGAACGCAAGCTCGGGTGTGCCTTGAACGCGATGCGCAGCCCGACAAGGTCCAAGCAGGGCAAAAACAATGCTGCCGCATAGAAATGACAAAGCAGAAGGCGCCGGAAGCGTTGGAATTCTGCAGCCGGTGAAGCTTTTGAAATTCAGTAGCTCATTAGCTTCTTAGCGTGAATAGATCATATCTCAGGGAGCGTCGCTCCGGCCTTCGCCTGCGGCTCAGGCACGGTCGCTCGCTCCCGGATCTTGATGTGTTCCGGAAGAGAGAGTGTGAAAGGGAGAGAGACAAGAAGGTTCCGGAAGCTCAGTGAGGTCTCTCTGTACCCGGAGGAAGATAGGAGAGGGTCCGGGCGTCGCCTACGGCTCCGCACCTCCCCTCTCCCGGCTAGATCTCTGATCCGGATGATACCGACACAAACGACGAGAGACACTGGTTCAGGCTCGTTCCGGCTGTCCCAGCCGGGTTGAGCGTTCTTTGACAAGTTTAGGACCACGCGGCCACGTTCCGGGGTTTGGTGCCATGCCTGTGTTAGCCACACAGCCGGGCCGCTGATGCCCGTGTCCAGCGTTAAGCACCGGAGCATTTCCTCAGCGTCGCACCCACGCTCACACACTCGCAGGAACCATCCTCAAGCTCACCGGCGAGCATCCGAGTTTCAAGTGCGACGAAGACGAATGCCAGAACACGGAACGCGCCAGCACGCTCCCCTATCGATCCTCCATCGCGGGTATCGTCAGGGCGAGCGAACGATTTTCATCGAGCACGCACCTTACCTTCCTGCAAGCGCACTCAGTGCGGATAGCAAGAAGAACCAAGGCCTTCCGCCGCATCGATACCGTTTGTGTGAACTTACGCAACTGGTTTACCGGCAACGAATGCTCGTCTCGCGGACACTCAGACCGCTCGTGCCGAGACCATATTGGCGATCGAGGCAGCATCTATTTCTTGCGACGCGATCTATTTCATCAGCCGGCTTAGTCGACTTCACCGATTTGTAACTGGGAGCCGAATATCTCGCTTTAGATTACGATCGAACGAGCGACTGCCATGCCCTCGGATCGAAAACACCGGTTTTCGTGTTGACTTAAGGAGCACATAAGTTGACTTTTTCCGGCCTGTGACGCGGCCCAGATGATTAAAATTGAACAGCAGACCTGTCGATCCACCCTGATATTGGTTAGCGCGATGTTCGCCCATAGAAGTCCATGTCAACTTAAGTCAACATAAGTCAACATTCCGGGGACTGGGTGACCGGCCATATGGCTCCGGGGATTGGCATCGCTTCCCCTGGTGGACCCATAACGCATCCCCTTCGCACCCACGCGGATTTCCTAGGACTTCCAGTTCCGGCGTCCTAATCGGCGGGTTTCTGCACTTCGGAGTGGGAAAACACCCGACAGGTCATTCCGCCCATCCTACACTAATGCTCATCGACGTTTCTGGAAGTGAGCAATGACAAAGAACAAGACGATCTCTGATGCATGTAAGGCATGGCTGAAGCGTTGCGAGCGCGACGAGCTGGAACGCGCGACACTGCGCTCTTATCGTAATCACGTTGACCATCACATTGATCCGGCGATTGGCGATCGGTTGCTGGCTGATCTCTCGCGGTCCGATGTCCGCGACTTCGTTGATGATATGCTCGACAAGAACTCTCGCGCTATGACTGACAAGGTGCTGCGGTCGCTGCGCTCGGCGCTGAATGAAGCAATGGATCGCGAGTGGATCGACAACAATATCGCACTGTCAGTGAAGCTGCGTCGGTCGTCGCGCAATGCACCGGATCGCATCATTCCGACCAAGCCCGAGATCAAGGCCATGATGAACACCGTTCCGGCGAAACATCGCCCGTTGATCATCACGGCGATATACACCGGCATGCGCATGTCAGAGCTTCGCGGCCTGCGTTGGGAAGATGTCGACTTCGAACGATCCATCATCCAGGTGCGTCAGCGGGCCGATCGCTTCAATCAGATTGGCAAACCGAAATCCAAGTCCAGTCGCCGTGATATTCCGATGGCGCCCAGTGTGAAGAAGGCATTGATGGCGTGGAAGGCTGACTGTCCGACTGGCGAGTTGGATCTGGTCTTCCCGAACGGCATTGGCAATGTCGAGAGCCCGTCGAACATTTCTAACCGGGTGCTCTATCCTCTGCTGATCGATGCCGGGATCATCAATGCAGAGGGAAAGCCGAAGTTCTCATTCCAT encodes:
- a CDS encoding tyrosine-type recombinase/integrase — encoded protein: MTKNKTISDACKAWLKRCERDELERATLRSYRNHVDHHIDPAIGDRLLADLSRSDVRDFVDDMLDKNSRAMTDKVLRSLRSALNEAMDREWIDNNIALSVKLRRSSRNAPDRIIPTKPEIKAMMNTVPAKHRPLIITAIYTGMRMSELRGLRWEDVDFERSIIQVRQRADRFNQIGKPKSKSSRRDIPMAPSVKKALMAWKADCPTGELDLVFPNGIGNVESPSNISNRVLYPLLIDAGIINAEGKPKFSFHALRHAAASLFIEQGWPAKKVQTILGHSSITMTFDVYGHLFDNAEDDVDLFAKLEADLEAA